A genomic region of Branchiostoma lanceolatum isolate klBraLanc5 chromosome 4, klBraLanc5.hap2, whole genome shotgun sequence contains the following coding sequences:
- the LOC136433818 gene encoding BTB/POZ domain-containing protein KCTD14-like has protein sequence MKCIISFSQFHFIVPLNVGGTHYTSTLPVLRKYEESMLAAMFSGRHIVVKDKDDRYFIERDGSNFGHILNFLRNSSRLPPLDKVKDVYHEALYYGIKPLADILRRHRSIHEEEEVARWAEQCPAAMEKADEIADLLLNKFADTLRRTSRVVLQFDQEPSWESVFLTGSTGETLGNYYKPYAFQQDEGHKDHKCPQPEISIGEMSEKEREKTLSFFDHHFEKLGYKVEVVAGECREAVWSQKEGSGMDSITIYCAKQIYTLTFT, from the exons ATGAAATGCATTATTTCGTTTTCACAGTTTCACTTCATCGTCCCCCTGAACGTTGGCGGCACTCACTACACCAGCACCCTGCCGGTACTGCGCAAGTACGAGGAGTCCATGCTGGCGGCCATGTTCAGCGGCCGCCATATTGTTGTGAAGGACAAAGACGATCGCTACTTCATCGAACGAGACGGCAGCAACTTCGGCCACATCCTGAACTTCCTGCGCAACAGCAGCAGGCTGCCTCCTCTAGATAAG GTCAAGGATGTCTACCATGAGGCGCTCTACTACGGGATCAAACCCCTCGCCGACATCCTCCGCCGCCACAGGTCGATCcacgaggaggaggaggtcGCCAGGTGGGCCGAGCAGTGCCCCGCCGCCATGGAGAAGGCCGACGAGATCGCCGACCTGCTCCTGAACAAGTTTGCGGACACCCTGCGCAGGACGAGCCGCGTGGTTCTCCAGTTCGACCAGGAGCCGAGCTGGGAGTCCGTGTTCCTGACGGGAAGCACGGGCGAGACTCTCGGCAACTACTACAAGCCCTACGCCTTCCAGCAAGACGAGGGTCACAAGGACCACAAGTGTCCCCAGCCAGAAATATCCATCGGAGAGATGTCGGAGAAGGAGAGGGAGAAGACGCTGAGTTTCTTCGATCATCACTTCGAGAAGCTTGGCTATAAGGTGGAAGTCGTCGCCGGGGAGTGTCGGGAAGCGGTGTGGTCCCAAAAGGAAGGCAGTGGAATGGACTCCATAACCATCTACTGtgccaagcagatctacacacTCACCTTTACTTGA
- the LOC136433811 gene encoding axoneme-associated protein mst101(2)-like, with translation MLSSKAIEVRDVGDLHRGDQIAVGRRFGKKHHMIVTEDPRNLENVSVIQYTNDVLPGAIGFICGCGKSGVLIAKVRANVEDISSDVRKRRVYRIDHDTCLPPGVSVRRAQSKLGEGKYSPSTNNCEHFATWCKTDIPESVHVKSVAKEEAKQVRKRGGWVFIKETGAGMYEGAKLIAREGPMKEAWEGATAVVKTQLASTFKKCAHTLGDKFDESFEWALSHLTKGVATNSSKQLATEGTKATTLEGAKTAVKGGAKTVTREGAKRAAREGAKAAVKETAKTAVKKGAKTAAREGGKQAAKAGTKAAMKEVTNIALNEGAKQVANEGTKAVVKETAKTAMNEGAKYAAREGAKQVAKEGSEAAMKEAAKTAMNEGAKTAAREGAKQVAKEGTKAVVKETAKTAVNEGAKQVAREGAKQVAKEGSKAAMKEAAKAAVKEGAKQVAREGAKQVAKEGTKAAVKEVTKTTVKEGAKTAAREGAKQVAKEGTKAVVKETAKTAVKEGAKQVAREGAKQVAKEGTKAAVKETAKTAVKEGAKQVAREGAKQVAKEGTKAAVKETAKTAVKEGAKQVAREGAKQVAKEGTKAAVKETAKTAVKEGAKQVAREGAKQVAKEGTKAAVKETAKTAVKEGAKQVAREGAKQVAKEGTKAAVKETAKTAVKEGAKQVAREGAKQVAKEGTKAAVKEATKTTVKEGAKTAAREGAKQVAKEGSKAAMKEAAKTTVNVGAKTVAREGAKQAARDGAKAVIEDTAKTAMKEGAKVSMVNEGTKRLAKEGTKRLVQESSEAAAKSGGTSLGKRIMANQGTLGIGIAAAEETFYFITRTLESKKKRDHGEISQFEYKKQVATHAIKGVATGTATVVGGTVGQAFIPIPVLGGMVGAMAGRTAAWLGGQALGYLTDTDSRKKQVHTKEA, from the coding sequence ATGCTGTCATCCAAGGCAATTGAGGTGCGTGACGTAGGAGATCTACACAGGGGAGACCAGATTGCGGTTGGTAGAAGATTCGGAAAGAAGCACCATATGATTGTGACTGAAGACCCTAGAAACCTTGAAAACGTGTCTGTGATTCAGTACACCAACGATGTTTTGCCTGGTGCAATTGGGTTCATATGCGGCTGTGGCAAGTCAGGCGTACTTATTGCAAAGGTTCGTGCGAACGTGGAGGACATTTCTTCAGACGTCCGCAAGCGCAGAGTATACCGCATAGATCATGACACATGCCTCCCACCAGGTGTGAGCGTGCGGAGGGCTCAAAGCAAACTTGGTGAAGGGAAATATTCTCCTTCTACCAACAACTGTGAGCATTTTGCCACCTGGTGTAAAACGGATATTCCCGAGAGCGTACATGTAAAATCCGTAGCGAAGGAAGAGGCTAAGCAGGTGAGAAAGCGAGGGGGCTGGGTATTTATTAAAGAAACTGGCGCAGGAATGTACGAAGGTGCCAAGTTGATAGCTAGAGAAGGGCCAATGAAGGAAGCATGGGAGGGGGCTACGGCTGTCGTAAAAACGCAACTGGCCAGCACGTTCAAAAAATGTGCACATACCCTTGGTGACAAATTCGATGAATCATTTGAATGGGCTTTAAGCCATCTTACAAAAGGCGTAGCTACTAACAGCTCGAAACAATTAGCAACAGAGGGGACTAAAGCTACAACTTTAGAAGGTGCAAAGACAGCAGTGAAAGGAGGGGCCAAGACTGTAACTAGAGAGGGGGCAAAGCGGGCAGCAAGGGAGGGGGCTAAAGCTGCCGTGAAAGAAACAGCAAAGACAGCAGTCAAGAAAGGGGCTAAGACTGCAGCTAGAGAAGGGGGAAAACAAGCAGCAAAGGCGGGGACTAAAGCTGCCATGAAAGAAGTTACAAATATAGCATTGAACGAAGGGGCTAAGCAGGTGGCAAATGAGGGGACCAAAGCTGTCGTGAAAGAAACAGCAAAGACAGCAATGAACGAAGGGGCCAAGTATGCAGCTAGAGAAGGAGCAAAGCAGGTAGCAAAGGAGGGGAGCGAAGCTGCAATGAAAGAAGCTGCAAAGACTGCAATGAACGAAGGTGCCAAGACTGCAGCTAGAGAGGGGGCAAAGCAGGTAGCAAAGGAGGGGACTAAAGCTGTCGTGAAAGAAACAGCAAAGACAGCAGTCAATGAAGGAGCTAAGCAGGTAGCTAGAGAGGGGGCAAAGCAAGTAGCAAAGGAGGGGAGCAAAGCTGCAATGAAAGAAGCTGCAAAGGCAGCAGTCAAGGAAGGGGCAAAGCAGGTAGCTAGAGAGGGGGCTAAGCAAGTAGCGAAGGAGGGGACTAAAGCTGCCGTGAAAGAAGTTACAAAGACAACAGTCAAGGAAGGCGCTAAGACTGCAGCTAGAGAAGGGGCAAAGCAGGTAGCAAAGGAGGGGACTAAAGCTGTCGTGAAAGAAACAGCAAAGACAGCAGTCAAGGAAGGGGCAAAGCAGGTAGCTAGAGAGGGGGCAAAGCAGGTAGCAAAGGAGGGGACTAAAGCTGCCGTGAAAGAAACAGCAAAGACAGCAGTCAAGGAAGGGGCAAAGCAGGTAGCTAGAGAGGGGGCAAAGCAAGTAGCAAAGGAGGGGACTAAAGCTGCCGTGAAAGAAACAGCAAAGACAGCAGTCAAGGAAGGGGCAAAGCAGGTAGCTAGAGAGGGGGCAAAGCAGGTAGCAAAGGAGGGGACTAAAGCTGCCGTGAAAGAAACAGCAAAGACAGCAGTCAAGGAAGGGGCAAAGCAGGTAGCTAGAGAGGGGGCAAAGCAAGTAGCGAAGGAGGGGACTAAAGCTGCCGTGAAAGAAACAGCAAAGACAGCAGTCAAGGAAGGGGCAAAGCAGGTAGCTAGAGAGGGGGCAAAGCAAGTAGCAAAGGAGGGGACTAAAGCTGCCGTGAAAGAAACAGCAAAGACAGCAGTCAAGGAAGGGGCAAAGCAGGTAGCTAGAGAGGGGGCAAAGCAAGTAGCGAAGGAGGGGACTAAAGCTGCCGTGAAAGAAGCTACAAAGACAACAGTCAAGGAAGGGGCTAAGACTGCAGCTAGAGAAGGGGCAAAGCAAGTAGCAAAGGAGGGGAGCAAAGCTGCAATGAAAGAAGCTGCAAAGACAACAGTGAACGTGGGGGCCAAGACTGTAGCTAGAGAAGGGGCAAAACAGGCAGCAAGGGACGGAGCCAAAGCTGTTATAGAGGACACAGCAAAGACAGCAATGAAAGAAGGCGCAAAGGTGTCAATGGTAAACGAAGGTACAAAACGCTTGGCAAAGGAAGGCACAAAACGCCTAGTTCAGGAAAGCAGCGAAGCTGCTGCTAAGTCAGGGGGGACATCTTTGGGCAAGAGAATAATGGCAAACCAAGGGACACTTGGCATCGGAATAGCAGCGGCTGAGGAAACCTTTTACTTTATAACCCGCACTTTGGAATCTAAGAAAAAACGTGACCATGGGGAGATTTCCCAATTTGAGTACAAGAAACAGGTTGCCACTCATGCTATCAAGGGTGTCGCTACCGGTACCGCCACAGTTGTAGGCGGTACCGTGGGACAGGCATTCATCCCCATACCGGTGTTAGGTGGTATGGTTGGAGCGATGGCTGGAAGGACAGCCGCTTGGTTAGGTGGACAGGCACTGGGATATTTGACAGACACTGATAGCCGCAAGAAACAGGTACACACAAAAGAAGCTTAA
- the LOC136432126 gene encoding BTB/POZ domain-containing protein KCTD7-like, translating to MHASRTAPTLKQREQALTMPLHNADASSFHFIVPLNVGGTHYTSTLPVLRKYEESMLAAMFSGRHIVVKDKDDRYFIERDGSNFGHILNFLRNSSRLPPLDKVKDVYHEALYYGIKPLADILRRHRSIHEEEEVARWAEQCPAAQEKADEVADLLLKKFADTLRRTSRVVLQFDQEPSWESVFLTGSTGETLGNYYKPYAFQQDEGHKDHKCPQPEISMGEMSEKEREKTLSFFDHHFEKLGYKVEVVAGECREAVWSQKEGGGMDSITIYCTKQIYTLTFT from the exons ATGCATGCATCTCGGACCGCCCCCACGCTTAAGCAGAGGGAACAAGCTCTCACCATGCCTCTACATAACGCGGACGCTTCGTCG TTTCACTTCATCGTGCCCCTGAACGTTGGCGGCACTCACTACACCAGCACCCTGCCGGTACTGCGCAAGTACGAGGAGTCCATGCTGGCGGCCATGTTCAGCGGCCGCCATATTGTTGTGAAGGACAAAGACGATCGCTACTTCATCGAACGAGACGGCAGCAACTTCGGCCACATCCTGAACTTCCTGCGCAACAGCAGCAGGCTGCCTCCTCTAGACAAG GTCAAAGACGTCTACCATGAGGCGCTCTACTACGGGATCAAACCCCTCGCCGACATCCTCCGACGCCACAGGTCGATCcacgaggaggaggaggtcGCCAGGTGGGCCGAGCAGTGCCCCGCCGCCCAGGAGAAGGCCGACGAGGTCGCCGACCTGCTCCTGAAGAAGTTTGCGGACACCCTGCGCAGGACGAGCCGCGTGGTTCTCCAGTTCGACCAGGAGCCGAGCTGGGAGTCCGTGTTCCTGACGGGAAGTACGGGCGAGACTCTCGGCAACTACTACAAGCCCTACGCCTTCCAGCAAGACGAGGGTCACAAGGACCACAAGTGTCCCCAGCCAGAGATATCCATGGGAGAGATGTCGGAGAAGGAGAGGGAGAAGACGCTGAGTTTCTTCGATCATCACTTTGAGAAGCTTGGCTATAAGGTGGAAGTCGTCGCCGGGGAGTGTCGGGAAGCGGTGTGGTCCCAAAAAGAAGGCGGTGGAATGGACTCCATAACCATCTACTGtaccaagcagatctacacacTCACCTTTACTTGA
- the LOC136432127 gene encoding uncharacterized protein, producing MFTVFGDDPRFSTVRHHGSYLHYVVTRWILKMQHAAELQRENPGYFFHAVVYYTALARDKEETIRQLMEELAIGLEEDDREEESKRINNAFVNHSQAGSGTAVSPRTSAPGEKWTPYTSSPWTGEWEREHLSQICSETGNEINGPDFLLPNTMV from the exons atgttcactgttttcggAGATGACCCGAGGTTCTCGACAGTCCGGCATCACGGCTCGTATCTGCACTACGTGGTGACGCGGTGGATACTCAAAATGCAGCACGCCGCGGAGTTACAGAGAGAGAACCCTGGCTACTTTTTCCACGCGGTCGTCTACTACACAGCCCTGGCAAGAGACAAGGAGGAGACAATCCGGCAGCTAATGGAGGAACTCGCGATAGGGTTGGAAGAGGATGACCGGGAAGAAGAAAGCAAGAGAATCAATAACGCATTTGTGAACCACAGCCAGGCAGGATCCGGAACCGCCGTGTCTCCTAG AACTAGCGCACCTGGCGAGAAATGGACGCCCTACACCTCATCTCCTTGGACAGGGGAATGGGAACGAGAACATCTTTCCCAGATCTGCAGCGAAACTGGGAACGAGATCAACGGTCCTGATTTCCTCCTCCCAAACACCATGGTTTGA